Proteins encoded within one genomic window of Mesorhizobium sp. AR10:
- a CDS encoding M81 family metallopeptidase, translating into MRIFTASLATETNTFSPVPTDRASFDMAFYAGPGQHPETPTLCSSPIVALRRRAAKEGLDVIEGTATWAEPGGLVQRQTYEALRDEILGQLQAALPVDAVILGLHGAMVAQGYDDCEGDLLERVRAMVGPGVVIAAELDPHSHLTPKRVAASDILAYFLEFPHTDFYQRGEHVVELGLAAARCEITPVISTFDCRMIQVLPTSREPMRSFVDRIKALHGKDGVLSVSVIHGFMAADVAEVGTRILVVTDNDKAKGDALAERLGRELYAMREKTAMKMLSAADGIERALAVRAQNPGKPVVIADIWDNPGGGVAGDGTVVLRALLERGLSKFGVATIWDPIAVTFCHAAGEGAVIDLRFGGKAGPLAGEPIDARVRVLKAVAEGWQSFGPSRVTLGPTALVRIEGTEVDIILNTNRTQTFEPDIFSNIGVDPLAKDILLVKSTNHFYAGFAPIGAEIIYVSAPSSYPSDPRVTNYTKLTRPIWPRVADPWKGDAGILPP; encoded by the coding sequence TCTCGCCGGTGCCGACCGACCGGGCCTCGTTCGACATGGCCTTTTATGCCGGGCCGGGCCAACATCCGGAAACGCCGACGCTTTGCTCCTCGCCGATCGTCGCCTTGCGCCGGCGCGCAGCAAAAGAAGGGCTTGATGTCATCGAGGGCACCGCCACCTGGGCCGAGCCGGGCGGCCTTGTGCAGCGGCAGACCTATGAAGCGTTGCGCGACGAAATCCTCGGTCAGTTGCAGGCGGCGCTGCCGGTCGACGCGGTCATCCTCGGCCTGCATGGTGCCATGGTGGCGCAAGGCTATGACGATTGCGAAGGCGACCTGCTCGAGCGCGTCCGCGCCATGGTCGGCCCGGGGGTGGTGATCGCCGCGGAACTCGATCCGCACAGCCATCTGACGCCGAAGCGGGTGGCGGCTTCTGACATTCTCGCCTACTTCCTCGAGTTTCCGCACACCGATTTCTACCAGCGTGGCGAACATGTCGTCGAGCTGGGGTTGGCGGCGGCGCGCTGCGAGATCACGCCTGTCATCTCGACCTTCGACTGCCGCATGATCCAGGTGCTGCCGACCAGCCGCGAGCCAATGCGTTCTTTCGTCGACCGCATCAAGGCGCTGCACGGCAAGGATGGTGTGTTGTCGGTCTCCGTCATCCACGGCTTCATGGCCGCTGACGTGGCGGAAGTGGGCACGCGCATCCTGGTCGTCACCGACAACGACAAGGCCAAGGGCGACGCGTTGGCGGAGAGGCTGGGACGCGAGCTCTATGCCATGCGCGAAAAGACCGCGATGAAGATGCTGAGCGCCGCTGACGGCATCGAGCGCGCGCTGGCTGTGCGCGCGCAAAATCCGGGCAAGCCGGTGGTCATCGCCGATATCTGGGACAATCCGGGCGGCGGCGTCGCCGGCGACGGCACCGTGGTGCTGCGCGCCCTGCTGGAACGTGGCCTGAGCAAATTCGGCGTGGCGACGATCTGGGACCCGATCGCCGTAACCTTCTGTCATGCGGCGGGCGAGGGCGCCGTCATCGATCTGCGCTTCGGCGGCAAGGCCGGGCCCCTGGCGGGCGAACCGATCGATGCGCGCGTGCGGGTGCTGAAAGCCGTCGCCGAGGGGTGGCAGAGCTTTGGACCCAGCCGCGTGACCCTCGGGCCGACGGCGCTGGTGCGCATCGAAGGCACCGAGGTCGACATCATCCTCAACACCAATCGCACGCAGACCTTCGAGCCGGACATCTTTTCCAATATCGGCGTCGATCCGCTGGCCAAGGACATACTTTTGGTGAAGTCGACCAATCATTTCTACGCCGGCTTCGCGCCGATCGGCGCCGAGATCATCTATGTCTCGGCGCCGAGCTCCTATCCCAGCGATCCGAGAGTCACCAACTACACCAAGCTGACACGGCCGATATGGCCGCGGGTTGCTGATCCTTGGAAGGGTGACGCTGGTATTCTCCCCCCTTGA
- a CDS encoding M3 family metallopeptidase translates to MPSTKSLDLAAHPLTAWQGPLGLPDFTRIGDGDFAPVFDAALKAHEAEIEAIAGSAETPTIDNTLAALELAGEALDRVSSIFWCRAGAHTNEAIQALERDISPKMSRHFSAISMNERLFARIDDLYQRREALKLDAETLRVLEKTWKGFVRSGAKLDADGKKRLANISEELSSLGTNFGQNVLADERDWALFLDEADLAGLPDFVKSSMAEAAEMRGQKGRYAVTLSRSIYEPFSTFSERRDLREIAFRAFTMRGQNGGATDNTSVVRDMLRLRAEKAKLLGYESFAALKLDDTMAKTPKAVHALLDPVWEKALEKAAADQTELQRLALAAGSNEPFAAWDWRFYQEKLRAEKFAFDEAELKPYLQLDRVIDACFDVATKLFGITFEEKQGIAAWHPDARIFVVKNADGSERGLFLADYFARPSKRSGAWMSALQSGYRLGHGSKPVIYNIMNFAKPPVGEPALLSVDEAKTLFHEFGHALHGMLTDVTWPSVAGTSVSRDFVELPSQLYEHWLTVPAVLEKHALHVKTGKPMPKALLDKMLAARTFGAGFATVEFTASALVDMAYHARPNGPEEPLRFEAETLDTLDMPDTIAMRHRTPHFGHVFSGDGYSAGYYSYMWSEVLDADAFAAFEETGDPFNPALAERLRKNIYAAGGSKDPEELYTAFRGKMPSPEAMMVKRGLV, encoded by the coding sequence ATGCCCTCCACCAAAAGCCTCGACCTCGCCGCTCACCCGCTGACCGCCTGGCAAGGACCGCTCGGCCTGCCCGATTTCACCCGCATCGGCGACGGCGATTTTGCACCTGTGTTCGACGCGGCGCTGAAGGCGCATGAGGCCGAGATCGAGGCGATTGCCGGTAGTGCCGAGACGCCGACCATCGACAACACGCTGGCAGCACTCGAGCTTGCCGGCGAGGCGCTCGACCGTGTCTCGTCGATCTTCTGGTGCCGTGCCGGCGCCCACACCAACGAGGCGATCCAGGCGCTGGAGCGCGACATTTCGCCAAAGATGTCCAGGCATTTCTCGGCCATCTCGATGAACGAAAGGCTGTTTGCCCGCATCGACGATCTCTACCAGCGCCGCGAAGCGCTGAAGCTCGATGCCGAGACGCTGCGGGTGCTGGAAAAAACCTGGAAAGGCTTTGTCCGTTCCGGCGCCAAGCTCGACGCCGACGGCAAGAAGCGGCTCGCCAACATCAGCGAGGAGTTGTCCTCGCTTGGCACGAATTTCGGTCAGAACGTGCTCGCCGACGAGCGCGACTGGGCGTTGTTCCTCGACGAGGCCGACCTTGCCGGCCTGCCGGACTTCGTGAAAAGTTCGATGGCCGAAGCCGCCGAAATGCGCGGCCAGAAAGGCCGCTACGCCGTCACCCTGTCGCGCTCGATATACGAACCGTTCTCGACTTTCTCCGAACGCCGCGACCTGCGCGAGATCGCCTTCCGCGCCTTCACCATGCGCGGCCAGAATGGCGGCGCCACCGACAACACATCAGTGGTGCGCGACATGCTGCGCCTGCGCGCCGAGAAAGCAAAACTGCTCGGCTACGAATCCTTCGCCGCCTTGAAGCTCGACGACACCATGGCCAAGACACCGAAGGCGGTGCATGCACTGCTTGATCCGGTCTGGGAAAAGGCCCTGGAGAAGGCGGCCGCCGACCAGACCGAATTGCAACGGCTGGCGCTTGCTGCCGGCAGCAATGAACCATTCGCCGCCTGGGACTGGCGGTTCTATCAGGAGAAGCTGCGCGCCGAGAAATTCGCCTTCGACGAAGCCGAGCTGAAGCCCTATCTGCAGCTCGATCGCGTCATCGACGCCTGCTTCGACGTGGCGACGAAACTGTTCGGCATCACTTTCGAGGAAAAGCAGGGCATTGCCGCCTGGCATCCGGACGCTCGAATCTTCGTGGTGAAGAATGCCGACGGCAGCGAGCGCGGCCTGTTCCTCGCCGACTATTTCGCCCGGCCCTCGAAGCGCTCCGGCGCCTGGATGAGCGCGCTGCAATCCGGCTATCGTCTGGGCCACGGTTCGAAGCCGGTCATCTACAACATCATGAACTTCGCCAAGCCGCCGGTGGGCGAACCCGCCCTTCTGTCGGTCGACGAAGCCAAGACCCTGTTCCATGAGTTCGGCCATGCACTGCACGGCATGCTGACCGACGTCACCTGGCCTTCGGTCGCCGGCACCTCCGTCAGCCGCGATTTCGTCGAATTGCCCTCGCAGCTCTACGAGCACTGGCTGACGGTGCCGGCGGTGCTGGAGAAACACGCGCTGCATGTGAAGACCGGCAAGCCGATGCCGAAAGCGCTGCTCGACAAAATGCTGGCGGCGCGCACTTTTGGGGCCGGCTTCGCCACGGTCGAGTTCACCGCCTCCGCGCTGGTCGACATGGCTTACCATGCACGGCCCAATGGCCCGGAAGAGCCGCTTCGTTTCGAAGCCGAAACGCTCGACACGCTCGACATGCCCGACACCATCGCCATGCGCCATCGTACCCCGCATTTCGGCCATGTGTTTTCCGGTGACGGCTATTCGGCCGGCTATTATTCCTACATGTGGTCGGAAGTGCTCGACGCCGATGCCTTCGCCGCTTTCGAGGAGACCGGCGACCCCTTCAACCCGGCGCTGGCCGAACGGCTGCGCAAGAACATCTATGCCGCCGGTGGATCGAAGGACCCGGAAGAGCTCTACACCGCCTTCCGCGGCAAGATGCCGTCGCCGGAAGCGATGATGGTGAAGCGAGGGCTGGTGTAG
- a CDS encoding nuclear transport factor 2 family protein yields MGCHSIALAGTALLFSVMSARADDGAIIDRWYSALLVADRTELTDLLADDVRIKLDDLGVVQSKQEFIDSIDEWQGAVAGAAIRHRIEKTEAGVTTVIACYDFPNNDMLMQETFAITDNRITASSQAAIAENCNGY; encoded by the coding sequence ATGGGTTGCCATTCGATCGCTCTCGCCGGGACCGCTTTACTCTTTTCCGTCATGTCCGCCCGCGCCGACGACGGCGCAATCATCGATCGCTGGTATTCGGCGCTGCTGGTCGCCGACCGCACCGAATTGACGGACCTGCTTGCCGACGACGTCCGGATAAAACTCGACGACCTCGGCGTCGTGCAGAGCAAGCAGGAATTCATCGACTCGATCGACGAATGGCAAGGCGCCGTCGCCGGGGCTGCGATCCGGCACCGGATCGAGAAGACCGAGGCCGGCGTCACCACCGTGATCGCCTGTTATGATTTCCCCAACAATGACATGCTGATGCAGGAAACCTTCGCCATCACCGACAACCGCATCACCGCCAGCTCACAAGCGGCGATCGCCGAGAACTGCAACGGCTACTGA
- a CDS encoding carbonic anhydrase: MPHLPEHLLVGYRNFMSGRYLTESGRYRALAREGQAPETMIVACCDSRAAPEAIFDAGPGELFVLRNVGNLVPPYAPDGQFHSTSAALEFAVQSLKVKNIVVMGHGRCGGIRAALDTTSAPLSPGDFIGKWMSLIAPAAETVSSSTLMTATERQTALERISIRYSLANLRTFPCVSILEGKGRLSLHGAWFDISTGELWVMNKDTGDFERPEMV, encoded by the coding sequence ATGCCTCACCTCCCCGAACACCTGCTCGTCGGCTACCGCAATTTCATGAGCGGCCGCTATCTCACCGAGAGCGGGCGCTACCGCGCGCTTGCCCGTGAGGGACAGGCGCCGGAAACCATGATCGTTGCCTGTTGCGATTCCCGCGCGGCCCCCGAAGCGATCTTCGACGCCGGGCCGGGTGAATTGTTCGTTCTGCGCAATGTCGGCAATCTGGTGCCGCCCTATGCGCCCGACGGCCAGTTCCATTCGACTTCGGCGGCACTCGAATTCGCCGTGCAGAGCCTCAAGGTCAAGAACATAGTGGTGATGGGCCATGGCCGCTGCGGCGGCATCCGCGCTGCACTCGACACCACCTCGGCACCCCTGTCGCCCGGCGACTTCATCGGCAAGTGGATGAGCCTGATCGCGCCGGCGGCCGAAACCGTATCCTCCAGCACCTTGATGACGGCGACCGAGCGCCAGACCGCGCTGGAGCGCATCTCGATCCGCTATTCGCTCGCCAATCTCAGGACCTTTCCCTGTGTCTCCATCCTTGAAGGCAAGGGACGGCTGTCGCTGCACGGCGCCTGGTTCGACATCTCGACCGGCGAGCTCTGGGTGATGAACAAGGACACCGGCGATTTCGAACGGCCGGAGATGGTATAG
- a CDS encoding DUF429 domain-containing protein, with amino-acid sequence MTLAGNGVLVGVDGCKAGWIAVRRDPGAAPSVAVFPSFAALLDALPADATVAVDMPIGLPDFSQRGGRGPEALVRPLLGGRQSSVFSIPSRAALYAQTDDFTTVEAWYAAHRRASEVAKATSDPPRGVSIQAFGIFAKIREIDSLLIERPELRSRVFESHPEVAFCRLNGDQAMSLPKKVKGAVNPAGMAERRALLARHGYIRSFLDQAPPRGAAADDFLDAAAMMLIAGRIANGVARPFPNPPLADRFGIPVAIWA; translated from the coding sequence GTGACACTTGCCGGGAATGGCGTGCTGGTCGGCGTCGATGGCTGCAAGGCCGGCTGGATCGCCGTCCGCCGCGATCCGGGCGCGGCTCCCTCGGTCGCCGTTTTTCCGAGCTTCGCAGCCTTGCTCGACGCACTGCCGGCCGATGCGACGGTGGCCGTCGACATGCCGATCGGCCTGCCCGATTTTTCGCAGAGAGGTGGGCGTGGGCCGGAGGCGCTGGTACGACCGCTGCTTGGCGGCAGGCAATCCAGCGTCTTTTCCATTCCCTCGCGCGCGGCGCTCTATGCACAAACCGACGACTTCACCACCGTCGAGGCCTGGTATGCAGCCCATCGCCGCGCAAGCGAGGTGGCGAAGGCAACCTCCGACCCGCCGCGCGGCGTTTCGATCCAGGCTTTCGGCATCTTTGCCAAGATCCGCGAAATCGACTCACTTCTGATCGAGCGCCCCGAATTGCGCAGCCGCGTGTTCGAATCGCATCCGGAGGTCGCCTTCTGCCGGCTGAACGGCGATCAGGCCATGTCCTTGCCGAAGAAGGTGAAGGGCGCCGTCAATCCCGCCGGCATGGCGGAACGCAGGGCGCTGCTTGCCCGGCATGGCTACATCAGGAGCTTTCTCGACCAGGCGCCGCCGCGTGGTGCAGCCGCCGACGATTTTCTCGACGCGGCTGCGATGATGCTGATCGCCGGCCGCATCGCCAATGGCGTGGCAAGGCCGTTTCCGAACCCACCGCTCGCCGACCGCTTCGGCATCCCCGTCGCCATCTGGGCGTGA
- the pdxY gene encoding pyridoxal kinase PdxY — translation MNTEKADAPRAVIVISSHVARGSVGNRAAVFALETLGFPVWAVPTVTLPWHPGHGRATRIVPPLDQFKALMADLERAPWLGEVGAVLSGYLGEAGQADAVASLVGAVKAKTPDAIYICDPVMGDSGGLYVPETTAIAMRDRLMPIANIATPNRYELEWMAGAPLPDLKSVMAAALHAGPSTMLVTSAPAMMAGSTGNLLLDGSQALLAEHRLIDKPPNGLGDLTAAVYLARILSGQPAAKALQSTTAAVYEILARTAKRGGDELQLETDAQSLSHPMAMVQLRHLLHPGRDKRA, via the coding sequence ATGAACACCGAAAAAGCCGACGCGCCGCGCGCGGTCATCGTCATTTCCAGCCATGTCGCCCGTGGCTCGGTCGGCAACCGCGCCGCCGTCTTTGCCCTGGAAACGCTGGGCTTTCCGGTATGGGCGGTGCCGACCGTCACCTTGCCCTGGCATCCGGGCCACGGAAGGGCGACGCGCATCGTACCGCCGCTCGATCAGTTCAAGGCGCTGATGGCCGATCTCGAACGCGCGCCATGGCTGGGTGAAGTCGGCGCCGTGCTGTCGGGCTATCTCGGCGAGGCCGGCCAGGCCGATGCCGTCGCTTCGCTGGTCGGCGCGGTCAAGGCCAAGACGCCGGATGCGATCTATATCTGCGATCCGGTGATGGGCGATTCGGGTGGGCTCTATGTACCTGAAACAACGGCCATCGCCATGCGCGACCGGCTGATGCCGATCGCCAACATCGCCACGCCCAACCGCTACGAGCTGGAATGGATGGCTGGAGCGCCCCTGCCCGACCTGAAATCGGTGATGGCGGCTGCCCTTCATGCCGGGCCGTCGACCATGCTGGTTACCTCGGCGCCGGCGATGATGGCGGGCAGCACCGGCAATCTGCTGCTCGACGGCAGCCAGGCGCTGCTGGCCGAACACCGCCTCATCGACAAGCCGCCCAATGGGCTCGGCGACCTGACGGCAGCCGTCTATCTGGCCCGCATCCTGTCCGGACAGCCGGCGGCCAAGGCGCTGCAGTCGACCACGGCGGCGGTCTACGAGATACTGGCGCGCACGGCCAAGCGTGGCGGCGACGAGTTGCAGCTGGAAACCGACGCGCAGAGCCTGTCGCACCCGATGGCGATGGTGCAGCTTCGCCACCTCCTGCATCCGGGGCGGGACAAGAGGGCGTGA
- a CDS encoding LemA family protein yields the protein MFAQRLSSPPLFRALPAFLVMALVLPLLAGCGYNTIPTAEENAKAAWSEVLNQYQRRADLIPNLVETVKGYAAHEKDTLDAVVEARAKATQITVTPETLNDPEAFKKFQDSQAGLTSALSRLLAVVENYPDLKANQNFLALQAQLEGTENRIAVARRDYILAVKDYNLTLRTFPSVLWATFWFRSNQPFANFTIEEDKLQTPKVDFGTKQGG from the coding sequence ATGTTTGCCCAGCGCCTTTCCTCGCCGCCCCTGTTTCGCGCCCTGCCTGCCTTCCTGGTGATGGCTCTCGTGCTGCCGCTGCTTGCCGGCTGCGGCTACAACACCATCCCGACGGCGGAGGAAAACGCCAAGGCAGCATGGAGCGAGGTGCTGAACCAGTACCAGCGCCGCGCCGATCTCATTCCCAACCTGGTCGAGACGGTCAAGGGTTATGCCGCGCACGAGAAGGATACGCTCGACGCCGTGGTCGAAGCGCGCGCCAAGGCGACGCAGATAACGGTCACGCCGGAAACGCTGAACGACCCCGAAGCCTTCAAGAAATTCCAGGATAGCCAGGCCGGCCTGACCAGCGCGCTGTCGCGGCTTTTGGCGGTAGTGGAAAACTATCCCGATCTCAAGGCCAACCAGAATTTCCTGGCGCTGCAGGCGCAGCTCGAAGGCACCGAGAACCGTATAGCGGTCGCCCGCCGCGACTACATCCTGGCGGTGAAGGACTACAATCTGACGCTGAGGACCTTCCCGTCGGTGCTGTGGGCGACCTTCTGGTTCCGCAGCAACCAGCCATTCGCCAACTTCACCATCGAGGAAGACAAGCTGCAGACGCCCAAGGTCGATTTCGGCACGAAGCAGGGCGGTTGA
- a CDS encoding TPM domain-containing protein codes for MGRNASLAFLFVVLSLLFLPFTVFAADLPALTGRVVDNAGIIDAGTKAALTQKLADFEKKGSDQIVVATIPSLDGEEIEPYANRLFRFWKLGQAKENNGVLLLVAPNDRKMRIEVGYGLEGTLTDLHTKLIIENDMVPAFRAGDFSGGIAKAVDDMVMVLEGNPEELEARGERNQQPPINTDNLFFAVFIGIWAIIFFGSMAASILPPIFGQKLGPGRYRWLGMTFEPHRRSSSGGWSSGSSGGGWSSGSSGGGFSGGGGSSGGGGSSGSW; via the coding sequence GTGGGAAGAAACGCCAGCCTGGCATTCCTGTTTGTAGTTCTAAGTCTCCTTTTCCTACCCTTCACAGTCTTCGCCGCAGACCTACCCGCACTCACCGGTCGCGTCGTCGACAATGCCGGCATCATTGACGCCGGCACAAAAGCAGCGCTCACCCAGAAGCTTGCCGATTTCGAGAAAAAGGGTTCGGACCAGATCGTCGTCGCGACTATCCCCAGTCTCGACGGCGAAGAGATCGAACCTTACGCCAACCGGCTGTTCCGCTTCTGGAAACTCGGCCAGGCGAAGGAGAACAATGGCGTCCTGCTGCTGGTGGCGCCGAACGACCGCAAGATGCGGATCGAGGTCGGCTATGGTCTCGAAGGCACGCTGACCGACCTGCACACCAAACTGATCATCGAAAACGACATGGTGCCGGCCTTCCGCGCCGGCGATTTTTCGGGCGGCATAGCCAAAGCCGTCGACGACATGGTCATGGTGCTGGAAGGCAATCCGGAGGAGTTGGAGGCGCGCGGTGAGCGCAACCAGCAGCCGCCCATCAACACCGACAATCTGTTTTTCGCCGTCTTCATCGGAATCTGGGCGATCATCTTCTTCGGCAGCATGGCCGCCTCCATCCTGCCGCCGATCTTCGGCCAGAAGCTCGGGCCTGGCCGCTATCGCTGGCTGGGCATGACGTTCGAGCCACACCGGCGGTCCTCCAGTGGTGGCTGGTCGTCGGGAAGTTCGGGCGGCGGATGGTCGTCGGGTTCAAGCGGTGGTGGTTTTTCGGGTGGTGGTGGCTCGTCCGGTGGCGGCGGCTCTTCGGGGAGTTGGTGA
- a CDS encoding TPM domain-containing protein, whose protein sequence is MAMVAMLFAAFAADLPALTGRVVDNANIIDAATKAALTQKLADFEKKGSDQIVVATILSLDGEEIEPYANRLFRFWKLGQGGENNGVLLLVAKNDRKMRIEVGYGLEGTLTDLHTKLIIENDMAPAFRAGNFSGGIAKAVDDMVMVLEGNPEELEARGERNPPGSRSDSFDTIVILFLILWGTMFFGGLAMAFLPPIFGTKLSPGVYKWLGMTFRYGRGPSSSSSGSGWTSGSSSGSGWSSGSSGSSWSSGSSSGGGFSGGGGSSGGGGSSGSW, encoded by the coding sequence ATGGCGATGGTCGCAATGCTGTTCGCGGCCTTTGCCGCCGACCTGCCTGCTCTGACCGGCCGTGTCGTCGACAATGCCAACATCATCGATGCCGCGACCAAGGCGGCGCTGACCCAGAAGCTTGCCGATTTCGAGAAAAAGGGTTCGGACCAGATCGTCGTCGCGACGATTCTCAGCCTCGACGGCGAAGAGATCGAACCCTATGCCAACCGGCTGTTTCGCTTCTGGAAACTCGGCCAGGGCGGCGAGAACAATGGCGTGCTTCTGCTGGTGGCCAAGAACGACCGCAAGATGCGCATCGAGGTCGGTTACGGGCTGGAAGGCACGCTGACCGACCTGCACACCAAGCTGATCATCGAAAACGACATGGCGCCGGCTTTCCGTGCCGGCAATTTTTCAGGCGGCATAGCCAAGGCCGTCGACGACATGGTGATGGTGCTGGAAGGCAATCCGGAGGAATTGGAGGCGCGCGGTGAGCGCAATCCGCCGGGTAGCCGAAGCGACTCCTTCGATACGATCGTCATCCTGTTCCTCATCCTGTGGGGGACGATGTTTTTCGGCGGCCTGGCGATGGCATTCCTGCCGCCGATCTTCGGCACCAAGCTGTCGCCGGGCGTATATAAATGGCTGGGCATGACCTTCCGCTACGGCCGTGGACCGAGTTCGTCGTCCTCGGGTAGTGGCTGGACGTCAGGGTCCTCATCGGGCAGCGGCTGGTCGTCGGGAAGTTCCGGCAGCAGCTGGTCGTCAGGCTCAAGCAGCGGCGGCGGGTTTTCAGGCGGCGGCGGCTCGTCCGGCGGCGGTGGTTCTTCAGGGAGCTGGTGA
- a CDS encoding TPM domain-containing protein, with translation MATRPISPQDHELIAAAIRAAETKTDGEIYCVVAHASDGYFFPAAFMATAGMLLVSLAVTYGLEAWWLSIRLPHFVFAQLLALASVLVLLWALPGLRIHLVPRRLRYQAAHTNAIKQFLARNVHRTTARTGVLVFVSIAERYAEVVADSGINAKVGQHVWDGVVRDLTAHAGDDRLAEGFVKAIATVGSVLAEHFPVSSGDSNELDDHLVEI, from the coding sequence ATGGCAACACGACCGATCAGCCCGCAGGATCACGAGCTCATCGCCGCGGCGATCCGCGCCGCCGAGACAAAGACCGACGGCGAGATCTACTGCGTCGTGGCCCATGCCAGCGACGGCTATTTCTTCCCGGCCGCCTTCATGGCGACAGCTGGCATGCTTCTGGTCAGCCTCGCGGTCACTTACGGGCTGGAAGCCTGGTGGCTGTCGATTCGCTTGCCGCATTTCGTCTTCGCCCAGCTGCTGGCACTGGCCTCGGTGCTTGTCCTGCTATGGGCGCTGCCCGGCTTGCGCATCCATCTGGTGCCGCGGCGGCTGCGGTACCAAGCGGCGCATACCAATGCGATCAAGCAGTTCCTCGCCCGCAACGTCCACCGCACCACCGCGCGCACCGGCGTACTGGTGTTCGTCTCGATCGCCGAGCGCTATGCCGAAGTGGTCGCCGACAGCGGCATCAATGCCAAGGTCGGCCAGCATGTGTGGGATGGCGTCGTCCGCGACCTTACGGCGCATGCCGGCGATGACCGTCTCGCCGAGGGCTTCGTCAAGGCGATCGCCACCGTCGGTTCGGTGCTGGCCGAGCATTTTCCGGTTTCATCGGGCGATAGCAACGAGCTGGACGACCATCTGGTCGAGATCTGA
- a CDS encoding GNAT family N-acetyltransferase, producing the protein MNTLSIDIRKAEPRDASAIADVHQQAWHGAYSGIIPHRTLTSMINRRGADWWANAIRRAATVLVVEIGGKIAGYATIGKNRARELKQQGEIYELYLRPEYQGIGLGSRLFKAARARLADHGLKGMVVWALEDNQNALDFYTGAGGRDVAEGVEIFEQKALKKVAFVWE; encoded by the coding sequence ATGAATACGCTGAGCATCGACATCAGGAAAGCCGAGCCGCGCGACGCCAGCGCGATTGCCGACGTGCACCAGCAGGCCTGGCACGGGGCCTATTCCGGCATCATTCCACACCGTACGCTGACATCGATGATCAACCGCCGCGGCGCCGACTGGTGGGCCAACGCCATTCGCCGCGCCGCCACCGTGCTGGTCGTCGAGATCGGCGGCAAGATCGCCGGCTACGCCACGATCGGCAAGAATCGCGCCCGCGAACTCAAGCAGCAGGGCGAGATCTACGAGCTTTACCTGCGCCCCGAATATCAGGGCATCGGGCTGGGCAGCCGTTTGTTCAAGGCAGCCCGGGCGCGCCTCGCCGACCACGGGCTGAAAGGCATGGTGGTGTGGGCACTGGAAGACAACCAGAATGCGCTCGACTTCTATACCGGCGCCGGCGGCCGCGATGTCGCCGAGGGTGTCGAGATCTTCGAGCAGAAAGCGCTGAAGAAGGTCGCCTTCGTCTGGGAATGA
- the ppa gene encoding inorganic diphosphatase, translating into MRIEAIATGKNPPEDVNVIIEVPIGGEPIKYEMDKEAGTLFVDRFLHTSMRYPGNYGFVPHTLSGDGDPIDVLVCNTRALVPGCVINVRPIGVLIMEDNAGQDEKIIAVPSPKLTLRYENVTEYTQLPDITRQQVQHFFEHYKDLEPGKWVKIEGWHDSAYAKKMIVDAIARAKKSK; encoded by the coding sequence ATGCGCATTGAAGCCATTGCCACCGGAAAGAACCCGCCTGAAGATGTCAACGTCATCATCGAGGTGCCGATCGGCGGCGAGCCGATCAAATATGAGATGGACAAGGAGGCCGGCACGCTGTTCGTCGACCGCTTCCTGCACACCTCGATGCGCTATCCCGGCAATTACGGCTTCGTGCCGCACACGCTTTCGGGCGACGGCGACCCGATCGATGTGCTGGTCTGCAATACCCGCGCCCTGGTGCCGGGCTGCGTCATCAATGTCCGGCCGATCGGCGTGCTGATCATGGAAGACAATGCCGGCCAGGACGAGAAAATCATTGCGGTGCCTTCACCCAAGCTGACGCTGCGCTATGAAAACGTCACCGAATATACGCAGCTGCCCGACATCACCCGCCAGCAGGTGCAGCACTTCTTCGAGCACTACAAGGATCTCGAACCCGGCAAATGGGTCAAGATCGAGGGCTGGCACGACTCCGCCTATGCCAAGAAGATGATCGTCGACGCGATCGCGCGGGCGAAGAAGAGCAAGTAG